In a genomic window of Ipomoea triloba cultivar NCNSP0323 chromosome 3, ASM357664v1:
- the LOC116012491 gene encoding S-type anion channel SLAH3-like isoform X1 gives MESLPSLIRRVSVLEVDGFDSSEEHGDTKRTGDAAAVESGEAKILHSVSISMPPSPIGATKTPRSSKFKDKRFDSFKTWSGRCEKQISSARSKQRQLQQEESDGSDHNNNEMESISVDRYYDALEGPELDTLKASEEGVLLPEDRTWPFLLRFTIGSFGMCLGVSSQAILWKALATAPSTEFLHVSLDVNLVLWFISVALFCIIASIYALKTILYFEAVRREYYHPVRVNFFFAPWIVVLFLGLGVPPSVTENLPSSLWYVFMAPIFCLELKIYGQWMSGGQRRLSKVANPSNHLSIVGNFVGALLGATMGLREGPIFFFAIGLAHYMVLFVTLYQRLPTNETLPKELHPVFFLFVAAPSVASMAWAKIQGSFGDGAKVAYFIALFLYFSLSVRINFFRGFKFSLAWWAYTFPMTGAAVATIRYSSVVTNTLTKSLAVILSAAASLTVTFLLVTTIIHAFVLGDLYPNDIAIAICERRPKSHRLWNNTASDTSSDANQIDMYLKYADTKDVER, from the exons AGAACTGGAGATGCTGCGGCAGTGGAGAGTGGGGAAGCTAAAATTCTTCATTCTGTTTCTATCAGCATGCCGCCTTCTCCTATTGGAGCAACGAAAACTCCCAGGAGTAGCAAGTTCAAGGATAAGAGGTTTGATTCTTTCAAGACTTGGTCGGGAAGGTGCGAGAAACAAATCTCGAGTGCACGTTCCAAGCAGCGCCAATTACAACAAGAAGAATCAGATGGATCCGACCACAACAACAATGAAATGGAAAGTATATCTGTGGACAGATACTATGATGCCTTGGAAGGCCCAGAATTGGATACCCTTAAG GCTTCTGAGGAGGGTGTTCTCCTGCCGGAAGACAGGACGTGGCCGTTCCTTCTCCGATTTACCATCGGATCGTTCGGTATGTGTCTCGGCGTGAGCAGCCAAGCCATTCTATGGAAAGCGCTTGCCACAGCTCCTTCCACCGAATTCCTCCATGTCAGCCTGGACGTAAACCTAGTCCTCTGGTTCATATCCGTCGCGCTTTTCTGCATTATCGCTTCCATCTACGCTCTCAAAACCATTCTCTACTTCGAAGCGGTTAGGCGCGAGTACTATCACCCGGTTCGCGTCAACTTCTTCTTCGCCCCATGGATCGTGGTACTCTTTTTAGGCCTCGGGGTTCCCCCATCCGTCACCGAAAACCTGCCTTCCTCGTTATGGTACGTGTTTATGGCGCCCATATTTTGCCTGGAGCTTAAAATCTACGGGCAGTGGATGTCGGGAGGGCAACGTAGGCTGTCGAAAGTGGCTAATCCTTCCAACCATCTCTCTATTGTTGGGAATTTTGTGGGGGCTTTGCTTGGCGCAACAATGGGGCTCAGAGAGGGtcctatttttttctttgctaTTGGATTGGCTCACTACATGGTTCTGTTTGTGACGTTGTATCAGAGGCTTCCGACAAACGAGACTCTTCCTAAGGAACTTCACCCTGTGTTTTTCTTGTTCGTTGCTGCACCCAGCGTTGCTTCCATGGCGTGGGCCAAGATCCAAGGCTCTTTTGGTGATGGAGCTAAGGTCGCCTACTTCATTGCCCTGTTCCTTTATTTCTCTCTG AGTGTTCGTATAAATTTCTTCCGAGGATTCAAGTTCTCATTGGCATGGTGGGCTTACACATTCCCGATGACCGGAGCCGCCGTTGCCACCATCAGGTACTCCTCCGTGGTGACCAACACACTCACAAAGTCCCTGGCTGTCATCCTCAGCGCTGCTGCTTCACTCACCGTAACCTTCCTGCTGGTCACCACCATCATCCACGCATTTGTTCTTGGGGACCTCTATCCCAACGACATTGCCATCGCCATCTGTGAAAGGCGACCAAAATCTCACCGCCTATGGAACAACACAGCATCAGACACCTCCTCGGATGCCAATCAGATTGATATGTACCTTAAATATGCAGACACTAAAGATGTTGAAAGGTAG
- the LOC116012491 gene encoding S-type anion channel SLAH3-like isoform X2 — protein MESLPSLIRRVSVLEVDGFDSSEEHGDTKRTGDAAAVESGEAKILHSVSISMPPSPIGATKTPRSSKFKDKRFDSFKTWSGRCEKQISSARSKQRQLQQEESDGSDHNNNEMESISVDRYYDALEGPELDTLKASEEGVLLPEDRTWPFLLRFTIGSFGMCLGVSSQAILWKALATAPSTEFLHVSLDVNLVLWFISVALFCIIASIYALKTILYFEAVRREYYHPVRVNFFFAPWIVVLFLGLGVPPSVTENLPSSLWYVFMAPIFCLELKIYGQWMSGGQRRLSKVANPSNHLSIVGNFVGALLGATMGLREGPIFFFAIGLAHYMVLFVTLYQRLPTNETLPKELHPVFFLFVAAPSVASMAWAKIQGSFGDGAKSVRINFFRGFKFSLAWWAYTFPMTGAAVATIRYSSVVTNTLTKSLAVILSAAASLTVTFLLVTTIIHAFVLGDLYPNDIAIAICERRPKSHRLWNNTASDTSSDANQIDMYLKYADTKDVER, from the exons AGAACTGGAGATGCTGCGGCAGTGGAGAGTGGGGAAGCTAAAATTCTTCATTCTGTTTCTATCAGCATGCCGCCTTCTCCTATTGGAGCAACGAAAACTCCCAGGAGTAGCAAGTTCAAGGATAAGAGGTTTGATTCTTTCAAGACTTGGTCGGGAAGGTGCGAGAAACAAATCTCGAGTGCACGTTCCAAGCAGCGCCAATTACAACAAGAAGAATCAGATGGATCCGACCACAACAACAATGAAATGGAAAGTATATCTGTGGACAGATACTATGATGCCTTGGAAGGCCCAGAATTGGATACCCTTAAG GCTTCTGAGGAGGGTGTTCTCCTGCCGGAAGACAGGACGTGGCCGTTCCTTCTCCGATTTACCATCGGATCGTTCGGTATGTGTCTCGGCGTGAGCAGCCAAGCCATTCTATGGAAAGCGCTTGCCACAGCTCCTTCCACCGAATTCCTCCATGTCAGCCTGGACGTAAACCTAGTCCTCTGGTTCATATCCGTCGCGCTTTTCTGCATTATCGCTTCCATCTACGCTCTCAAAACCATTCTCTACTTCGAAGCGGTTAGGCGCGAGTACTATCACCCGGTTCGCGTCAACTTCTTCTTCGCCCCATGGATCGTGGTACTCTTTTTAGGCCTCGGGGTTCCCCCATCCGTCACCGAAAACCTGCCTTCCTCGTTATGGTACGTGTTTATGGCGCCCATATTTTGCCTGGAGCTTAAAATCTACGGGCAGTGGATGTCGGGAGGGCAACGTAGGCTGTCGAAAGTGGCTAATCCTTCCAACCATCTCTCTATTGTTGGGAATTTTGTGGGGGCTTTGCTTGGCGCAACAATGGGGCTCAGAGAGGGtcctatttttttctttgctaTTGGATTGGCTCACTACATGGTTCTGTTTGTGACGTTGTATCAGAGGCTTCCGACAAACGAGACTCTTCCTAAGGAACTTCACCCTGTGTTTTTCTTGTTCGTTGCTGCACCCAGCGTTGCTTCCATGGCGTGGGCCAAGATCCAAGGCTCTTTTGGTGATGGAGCTAAG AGTGTTCGTATAAATTTCTTCCGAGGATTCAAGTTCTCATTGGCATGGTGGGCTTACACATTCCCGATGACCGGAGCCGCCGTTGCCACCATCAGGTACTCCTCCGTGGTGACCAACACACTCACAAAGTCCCTGGCTGTCATCCTCAGCGCTGCTGCTTCACTCACCGTAACCTTCCTGCTGGTCACCACCATCATCCACGCATTTGTTCTTGGGGACCTCTATCCCAACGACATTGCCATCGCCATCTGTGAAAGGCGACCAAAATCTCACCGCCTATGGAACAACACAGCATCAGACACCTCCTCGGATGCCAATCAGATTGATATGTACCTTAAATATGCAGACACTAAAGATGTTGAAAGGTAG
- the LOC116013906 gene encoding phospholipid-transporting ATPase 3-like — translation MLVGFSGDCLGLEYVTGLKFVKDKSAKLKQASKTDHCVGLSFRWVANLYFLMISILSCTPISPVSPITNVVPLSLVLLVSLIKEAMEVWKRFQNDMSIKILM, via the exons ATGTTGGTAGGCTTTTCTGGTGACTGTCTTGGCCTTGAATATGTAACAG GGCTTAAGTTCGTGAAAGATAAATCTGCCAAACTAAAGCAAGCTAGTAAAACAGATCATTGCGTTGGACTCAGT TTCAGGTGGGTGGCTAACCTCTACTTCCTTATGATATCCATTCTGTCATGCACTCCAATCAG TCCTGTGAGTCCGATAACAAATGTGGTTCCTTTGAGTTTGGTGCTTCTTGTTTCTCTTATAAAAGAGGCAATGGAAGTCTGG AAACGTTTCCAGAATGACATGTCAATTAAAATACTCATGTAG
- the LOC116013977 gene encoding probable membrane-associated kinase regulator 6 has protein sequence METSSQSLSIESFSHSWSVNPEGSFRGSDEASFIEMDPTLPPSQRFFSVSLPDFSSFDFPVSESPLTLLHADELISNGFLVPLFAQPIKSDSFDRAFDSPEKPTKQDQVRSSGEEIRCAPLKRCRRLSRRIFRRYLDVIRPICVKLRRFGFAYGRRSSRAEERKRYEFSGVVSTRTSGASYSVDNWRRSCDSESSIHEAVLHCKRTIVDDK, from the exons ATGGAAACCTCCTCTCAGTCTCTCTCCATTGAGAGCTTCTCCCACAGCTGGTCGGTGAATCCGGAAGGCTCTTTCCGGGGCTCCGATGAAGCTTCCTTCATTGAAATGGATCCTACACTCCCCCCTTCTCAGAGATTCTTCAGTGTTAGCCTCCCGGATTTTAGCAGCTTCGACTTTCCGGTGTCGGAATCTCCATTGACGCTCCTTCACGCCGATGAGCTCATCTCCAATGGCTTCCTCGTGCCTCTGTTCGCCCAACCTATCAAGTCCGATTCCTTCGATCGCGCTTTCGATTCGCCTGAAAAACCTACCAAACAAGATCAGGTCCGTTCATCCGGCGAAGAAATCCGTTGCGCCCCGCTGAAACGATGCCGGAGATTATCCAGGCGGATCTTCCGCAGGTATTTGGACGTAATTAGGCCGATTTGTGTGAAACTGCGGAGATTCGGATTCGCGTACGGACGGAGAAGCTCCAGAGCGGAGGAGAGGAAGAGATACGAATTTTCCGGCGTGGTTTCAACCAGGACAAGCGGCGCGTCCTACTCTGTCGATAACTGGCGCCGGTCTTGCGACTCCGAGAGCTCGATCCACGAGGCGGTTCTGCATTGCAAGAGAACCATCGTTG ATGATAAatga